In Maridesulfovibrio sp., a single genomic region encodes these proteins:
- the cysC gene encoding adenylyl-sulfate kinase: MSEEKKIKKFKGEVSRQDRAALNGHQSAVFWFTGLSGSGKSTIAHALEKKLFDNGFRAYVFDGDNVRHGLCSDLSFSPVARTENNRRIAEVAKLFVENGTICMCAFISPLKADREMAMEIIGGEDFHEIFVTCPLDVCEQRDVKGFYKLAREGKIKNYTGISAPYEVPENPDLLVDTDKETLEESVNRVFEFILGKVKK; this comes from the coding sequence ATGAGTGAAGAGAAAAAAATAAAAAAATTCAAAGGTGAAGTCTCTCGGCAGGATCGTGCTGCCCTTAATGGTCACCAATCTGCAGTATTCTGGTTTACCGGGCTTTCCGGGTCTGGAAAATCGACAATAGCCCATGCCTTGGAGAAGAAATTATTCGATAACGGGTTTAGGGCCTATGTGTTTGACGGAGACAACGTCCGCCACGGTTTGTGCTCCGATTTGAGTTTTTCTCCGGTTGCCAGAACGGAAAATAATCGTCGCATAGCTGAAGTTGCAAAACTTTTTGTCGAGAATGGCACCATATGCATGTGCGCTTTTATTTCCCCTTTGAAAGCGGATCGAGAGATGGCCATGGAAATTATCGGTGGAGAAGATTTTCATGAAATTTTTGTTACGTGTCCGCTAGACGTTTGTGAGCAAAGGGATGTGAAGGGGTTTTATAAACTGGCGCGCGAAGGAAAAATTAAAAATTATACCGGAATATCCGCTCCATATGAGGTGCCTGAAAATCCGGATCTGCTTGTTGACACCGATAAGGAGACATTGGAAGAGTCGGTAAACAGGGTCTTTGAATTCATACTTGGGAAAGTGAAGAAGTAG